CATGCCGTTGAATCTTTCCTATCATGTCGATAACACCAACTCCACCTGACGaaacaaaaatacaataaaatttcaaggacaatCTCAACAAAGAAATTAGAACACAACAAGATATAAATGGTGATTTGAGTAGATTTTGAGACTAAGGAAGAGCATAGAGTACAAAACATGTCCTACAGAAGTAAAGTACTCACCTAGCGAGATGGCGCTGACGAAAATTGTAAAGGCTAAGATGAAGATGATAAGGGAAGCCCTTCCGAGAACAAAAATAAGCTTTCGCACAATATGTTGTCCTACCAGAGCAGCAAATGTGGCAACCATAACAAAATAGAGTGCTGCATGACAAATGGTAAAAATTATGGGTTGTCACAAGACTATGCACACAATCTTTTCCGCTTTTCCTTAGATATTTGCAAATTATTTTGGGAAGAGTTTACATGACCGTTTACTATTGAGACATTCAGCAGGTTATAAAGATCCTATCTAAATTCCATGGTGTAGGAACTTACCATAAGGCACAGGAAAACGTTTAAGAAGATAGTATTCCACAACAGACATGGACGAGGAAAAGGTCATTGCAAAGGTTGCTGTGGCACTGGAGACCTGCAGAAAAGTAACGGAAGAAAAAGGCATGACAATTGAAATACATTGTAAGCTTATATTATGGTATTGTCGTCTCTGTTCTTACTAAAAATCAGGTTGCCCCTACCCCCCAAAGCAAACACAAAAGGGAAATTTGATGCATATTTCAAGTATCTTTCAGTTTGCAGCATCCCCAGATAGCACTCAATCAAGGAATGCTAGCATCTGGCTTGTTGTAAAGACTGTAAGAGTTTAGTATATAGGAATGCATCACAAGCACCTCTAGACCAGAAACATGTTGCTAGTCTGTACTAAAGCTtctttatcaatttttaattcaGCCTGCATGCTACTTAAAACAAATTCCTGCATGAATTTTGGCAGGACAATCTAAGTTACACTTTTGCTTGCCATTCTAGGCCAGCAATATCAGAACAGTGGTTAAGACTTGAGAAAAGTATGCTAGAATCTGAGTCACATCATCTATTATCaagcttggaaaaaaaaagaaaggttagTGAACAAACAGTGACATGTGTTGGAATCTCACATTAGGTAGAACTTGATCcacacaaccaaaaaaaaacacagagagagagagactcacctCAGGAGGAACTCCCAGTTCCAAAAATAGTGGGCCCATTATAAATCCTCCACCTAGTCCGAGCAGTCCTCCTACTACTCCAGCCAGGACACCGCAGGCACAATATAGGGCCAATTGGTGCACCTTCAAATTAGTACCATGATCTCCCTTGGAAGCGATTACTCTCCTTCCCTTGTATAAGCTAACCGCCTCGTAAAGAGATACTCCAACAGAAACTGGAATCTGCATAGGTTGGGTAATGCTTTAAAACTAGTTATAACTTATAGGAACCAGTTATCTCCAGAGCATAATCAGATGCCAAGTCACGGGCCAACTGTGATCATGACTTATATCTATTGAAGCCAATTATAAAACATCAAAATTAGAGAAACAAACTGGTCTTAACGAACCTGTAACAAGTTGAATACCCAGTATGCAACAGAACAAGTAGCTGTATGAGTCTGCcaccaaaaaattcaataattgaTATTTGTTAGCCCCCATATCAATGCAGACAGAGAAAGATTCAAGTTCAAAAAATTCTTAAGAGTTAATTAAAGCAAGAAGAAAACCTTGGCGATCTGCAAGACAAGAAACGCAGCCCAAACGAAGACAAGAAGTCCAAGCTCCTTCCAGCAAACGTTCTCAAGGATTGTGACCTGCATCAGTACACCAGATTAGATAATCAAAAAACCTGTCGTGCTGCTTACAAGGTCAGCAAAATCACCTCCGTCTTTTTTGTGCTTTGGTCTGGTCCATTGCCTGGACCACCAGGAAGAGGCTTGTATTCCACTTCTGTGCTGCCATTTCCTGAAGAATATGAAATGGTAATACGCAACAATGAGAGATATAGATCCCGCAAAGAAGGATTTAAATCGAGCAATCTAAAAGAAATGCTCAAACTCACCGACAGAATTGAAATTCCTCGCAGCTTCCTGTTGTCAAAAGCAAATGCAGATAAGAATGTTAGCATGGAGTTTTGCTGCAGTAAAATGGCTATCAAACTCTCAACTGCAAATTAATGTGAAGATTCATTTAGTGGCAGGAAACTTGAAACAATTTCTCAATCCTACTACTGGACTAGTCTTACTCATAAAAAACTGCTTTGCCTCCACTGCTATTTGCACATTAAGAATGATCATCTTTCAGCACAGCCAGGTTTTATCTTGGGTCGGACAGTTCAaatttttgcacaaaaaaatgcACATTACAAAACCAAGTACCTTTTTCAATAAGGTTTCCTTTTTCCACGTCTCGACTCCTTTTAAGAATGCCTTAGTGGAAGTGCCTGTAAAGCACAAACTATTAACAAATGTTGCTTCTTTGTGGAAGAGCTTAGTTATAACCAAAATTTTGTCTTCAACAATACTTTACCCATGAAGAGAATAATTAATAAAACTGTGACCATCCAGTCAGCAAATATCACATTGAAGGCAACTCCTAAACTGATTCCAAGCATGAGCATTGGTTGGATGAGCAGCGCTAGGTCATAGTCAATTATAGGCATATCTATTGTAGGATGCCGGAGTTTGAGATTATAGTAAACAGTTGATCCTGCAGCACCCATGATCATACCTGGCAAAAGAACAAGTAGCATGTCAGAGTCTCTCCATTGCATGAAATACAAGGCAAATTAAGCTGATGACCACTTCTTTATGAAAGGCAGCTAATTCCAGAAATCAACAGCCAGACAAAATTGCCTCCTTAATAGAAACTGTCATTCATATACTTCAAATTATCAAATCCCAATTCTCGGCAAATCAAATTTTACATTAAACACAATCACAATCAACTTAAGTacgaattttttcttttatatcaaGGAACGAGAAATTGTTTCGCTAAACAAATGAAATGTCAACACCATATTCATGTTAAACACAAAACTTCAATCTACAGTAATCTCTCAGTATGAGAGTAAGAGAATGACTCGTGTTTTAAAATCTTAAGTAAGAATGCATAATACCCTTCTTTCTTACATTTTGACATAGCAGTAGCTGACTTGGGATCAAAGCCTATGATCAGAGTAAGCATGGGAACAAAGATGCCACCACCACCCACACCACCTACACTCCCAAAGGCCGCTCCGAGGAAGCCAACAATGCTACCAACAACAATTTGCCAACCGAGTTCCATGTCCTGCAGAGCACAAGCCATTATTACAATTCGTTCTTAATCCACTACTATAAAGAAGAGTAAACGACACGACATATGGCTAGATCGACCAGCCAGATAAAGTGAAAGAGCCTAACATTTCAGCACTTTCATGTTCCAACAAGGATGACATTGCAATTCAGGTGACGAATGTTTAAAATACCACTTGCTTGGTGATTTACCAGTCGAAGATGCTGATCTCTATGCGTTTTATCAGCGTAAAAGAAGATAACAATCATAACAAACGTAAGCTCAGACAAGATTTGCTTTAACAGTCATCAAAAGCGAGTGAAACAAGCAAAACGCGCTAAAAATACAACATTGAGCTCAAAAATCCGAATTACCGGCCAAACATGCTGATAACCCGCTCCATCAGATTGCCACAAGAAATTCACTGCTCTGGAGAGGAAATCCGAAAGAGTTTCGCCTGTTTCATCGACCCCTGCAGGCTCGTGCTTCAACTTCAAGCCCCGTTCAGCGGAAGCAAGCAAAAGAACGAACATGAGGTTGGCCAAGATCATGGGAACCGACCTCCGACCTCTCCATTGCGCTCCCCCAAGCATAGCCATCTGaaactccctctccctccctccctccttcctccctccctccctccctctctctgtgaATGAAGCTCGAGCTTCGTGACGAAAATCTCCAACCAAAGCAACCTCTCCGAAAGCTCTCCTCTAAACCAGCAGCTTCCTTGGAGTGAAGGACGGCTTCTGCTacgcaacaacaacaacaacacgaGGAAATTGTCGGCTTCCAAGACAAGACACACGGGCCACACGAAGGTGGTGTCCGAGAACTTTCCGGCCTCCGAGAAAGCCGACGCTAGAGGACCACGAGACGGGACGAAGACGAGAACGTGGATGATCGCGCGCGAGGTGGTCGTCGCCTCCCTCCGAGAACGCAGGATCGGGAGGTTGGTGAAGCGACACCGGAAGCGGAAGGTACGGACTTGAAAGGAAAGTGCTAGAAAACGTTTAAGCTTTTTAGATTTGGTGGCCGTGAGAGACGTGCAGAGCGGCCAGAGCCTTATTTAAAGAACTTCATCcagcgatctctctctctctctcgaattgaaaattttgcttTCGCTCTTCGTCTCTTTCGTATGACAAAAGGGTAAATTGGCGATTTCaccatttccattttccttttttttttttgcgataatttcttttgtttttaattgaatttcttACTTCTTATTCGCCAAAATTTGTTTGCATAACCGTTAAGGTTGCTGACTTGACATATCTCATCATTTTCGTCCCTTAAACTGTTACATTTTAGTTCTCTGTCTGAACTGAACGCCGTTGGCTTGCGTCCGATGAGGGTCATGAGATATTCCACAAGATATGTCTCAACCACCCTTATCTAAAACCCGACACGACCCATCCGCAAGACGTGCACAATGCGCGTGTTAATGTGCTTGTGTAAGCTTAATCTAGATGAATGATAAATATGCCAATATGATAAATATGCCAATATGAATTCGCTTATGTATCCGTTTATGACACACGCTTGGGCTCATTTAGTTAAGTAGTTTTAAATGTTTCCTATGTTAAATATAACTTTAAATTCTAAGACTCCAtctgtttcacggaaaatgcatgatttgaaaaacattttgcaAATGACATTAGCTTGTGTCGCTTACAAAattgaatgaataaaaaatattttcactactgacaatttagccataaatcgTCCGATGAtacttttcattaactaattattttaagtgattcaagctgccatttttgagaaaatattttttaattcattgattttttcgtgaaacagcGAAGCTTAAATCTTTGTGCCGTGAATTTTTTTACTTAACGGGACATAGTTAACAAGCTTTTTGCATCAAGTTTGAATCTAAATTTGACACAATGCAATTTGAGATAGAATTGAAAAACAATTCGAGATCTAAATTGAATACATAAACAAAGTATAGGGATGTAATTGatcaaaaaatgatgataagTTGTAAATTAAACGACCCATGCATGAAAAAGAGAAGTTATGTACAGAATCTATTTAGATCGATTAGAATTTTTGCACTGATGATAAAAGTATATAAATACTTGATGCCCATATTTATGTCCACATAAATAAGATATATTTGGGTTTGTACAATTAATTTATACACGAGAcagttgaaattttttcacCGAAAttcattcttctatttttttttcttaattaagaTAAGACTCATTCCATGGTAATTTCGGACATAAGTCTACAAAGAACAAATATGCTTCAATGGATTTTAATCAATGACGAAGTGcgataaaataaaagttttgtcggaatctaatcgacgacaaaATGCGATGACATGAAAATACAATGTTGATATTTAATGGACagtgaaaatctaaattttaaaatttagatATACGCCGGGATTTAATCAATGAAGAAATATCTGTAAAATGAGAGCAAGGTCTAGGAATTAAAAGAGAGCACTTCAGTTGCCTACGATTGACGTTGAAGTCCATGACTTCATTCCCaaataaacatatattttttttaaaacaatttctGAAGAGAAAAGATGTTTTTAAAATCTGTTCCCAAGAACAAAAAtgtatatttctttttctttttgtttatgttcTAAATCTGTTCCTTGACCATTGATCTGTTATTTgggatagaaaaattaactaacTTACCAAatatattattctttttatgTTGTAAAAAACAAGGaattagagaaagaaaaaaaaaagaacgttaccaaacaggcgTAAATCTATTACTTATCGATCATAACTaaagcagatttttttttttttgggcatcaACACTTGTATATGTAAGATATCgaaccaaaaatagaaaagacacaaaaaaactcataaaatcCATTACtcatattttctttccttcgaAAGCCAGGGGTCTTATCTATTTTAAGCTGAGCTTTCTTCTACAATAAACACTGTTTTATCTTTGCCATcaataaattaatttgtgatACTTCTCCGACATGGGTCGGGTAATTAGTTAGATAAAACAAGACAACGTTAGATAGACACAATAAATGTTTCGGTCGGTGAATACTGGATCTTTGGTCACCGACGGCTCGAGTCAAGGTATAGACACGTGTCTAATTGCTGCcccaaaatacttttttttttcctttttgtgtttcTATTCGCCTTGTTTCTCTTGTCCTTGTTTTTTGTGTTAATTCACCAGCACATCATTCTTTCTATTAATTTTCTACACATTGCATTCTCTTTGGCATTTGTGATGTGGGCCAATTACCATAGTCtgcataatttgtttttttttattcattgaaattctcaaatttggaatatacttttttttctttttattttgaatgagCTGAGTCGATAAGATAAAAAGAATTCCACGTTATGAACTTTGTACTGTGCACATAACTTACATGCGCCATACAAGATCGTGTAGGAGAGAATGCATAaatagaatatgaaaaaaagaagcagATGCTATCTTGAGGCCATACATTAGGAAAGAGGCGGGTGGAAAcagtgcataattttttttttctttactataCAGATATATTCGTTCATCATAAGTATTCGCGTAAAAAGCTAAgaattttagtaaattttcgaaatttgagAGAGCTATTAGATTAAAAATAATAGTTAtttcaatttaagatttttgtgaTTGTagatttttggtgaaataaaaattaatctTGGATAAATTTGACATTGCCTTACTAGTTTAGATTTTCTGTGACATGAAAATTGtatgaggtaaatatgtcaatttgaaattttgacatGAATGCGCGgattttgaaattgttgtttATAAAATGCTTCCCGACAAGCGACGCCATTGAGAATTCTCAGGTCAACAATAACCGCTGAGCTTCGCAAAAATCAAAGGTCAACAGATGTTCAGTCGATGGATTAATAAGCGCTGTCCCGCTTATCAATCAATGAAGCATCCGAGTTCAATTTCCGCACGTGTCCGCTTCCACGTGGaccaaagaagaagggaagggaTGATGATCACCCCCTGGAGACAACGAACCGAGACACGTTTCTATTTCTCGTCTTTGAAATGATCACCttacgtttttttcttttggccggaGAAAATTTGGAGATTGACAATTTAGATCGCACCCCTATCAAGGTGCCGGTAATCGAGAGGCGTTTTTATAATTTCCTTTAGATATTCGATACATCTCGATTAGACAGCACGATACGAGCGATTCAAGGCATTGATAGTCTTGCTCGGGGCCCTTGTGGTCTCACCGGTCACGGGCGAGAAATTTTTAGTAATAcaattgactaaattaaaatatatatataagactaaattaaaaaataaaataaatttaaatatttttaaaataaattttggtcGCGAATATCACCTTCTCTTATCACCGGCTCAGCCGTCTTTTTACCTTTGTTAGGTTGACTTCATTGTCGCGGTGGCTTGACAGCTCAGCTCTGGGTCATCCCCAACCCCATTAATGCGCAGAACAAAGGATGGGGGCCCCACATTGGCAGAGTATGGAGCTGGAGCGCATCAAAAGCGAAGTACGTGTTTCATCCTTCGAAAAATAACCACAACAATCGGAGAAAAATCGCTCGTGGTCCATGAAGCATTTGAACCAACATAAATtgtgaaattttctttatttttcgtgaCGAGATGTTGCCATCCGAAACCTATGTCACGTGATTTAGTACATACGGGTCCAAACTTTAATAGCGGGGGACTTGGGAACAAATATTCTACAAATTGAGTTTATATGCTTAATTCAATTTGATCCGTCGAATTTGATAATATCCACATGAGACGTGCCATTTTGACTCGTCGGATTTAGTTATTCAAATATTGTTAATATATATGAATTAGTGCACTGGAAATCCCGAAATTTGTCACGAATGTGCATTTGAGtcccacaactttcaaaaagagcaatcaagtcctaaaacttatcaaattagtgcaattgagttcatttaaactaacgaaaaatgctgacatgacCTTTTATATATCTTATGTGTCATACGCAGTGATAACATAATGCTAAAACAACATCGTTTTGGcctaaattacatttttttcaacaaaatattttaaataaaattgtaaaaaaacgtatttaaagaagaaacacaaaaaaaaaaaaaaaaaactaaaggtAAGGGCAACATGCCCTTGCCACTACCACCCCCTTCACTTGAAACGGTCGGTGAGTGCCCTTGGCGAGGGTTGTCTCCCCCTCCCCCTGGTGACTGCAAGTGAGGGCCTTGTGTTGCCTAATTATGGTGCCCCTCAATGTTATCTGGCTGAAGGCCACCACAATTGGGtaagggccggtgaccctcgcccggatccgggcgtGGGTTGCCGAGCCCTAACTTGCGGTCGTGAGGGGTCGCTAGCCCTCGTCGAGCCCCCATCGGCTCTTTTGGCAATAGGGGTGGTAGTGAAAAGGGCTTGCCGCCCTTGCCTTTGTTTTgttggattttttcttttttcgtgttTTCTTTAGATAcgtttttttaacattttaattttattcaatTAAGATTTTGGTaaacaaaattataattttgGCCAAAACTACGTTATTTTAGCCTTATATATTTCTTGTTTTACTTACATCATCGCTATCTAAGAGACAGCAACATTAAAATGTCAcatcaatatttttaattaatctaaATATAAGACTCTACTGACGATTTTTGAGAATTGACTGAACTTTTTGTCGTGATAAGTTCTGTGATATTCAATGCACACGTGCCTAACTTATATAATAATTTGCTGAAGACATGAGCGAAAGGACAAGACTCTACTTAGAACAGGGGAGGTAAGCCCACGTTCTTTACGCGAACGGGAAATGGCGCGTGGGCCCGACCGCTGGCCGCCGGGTCACGTGAAACCCCACGTGACAGGACAGAGCACGCTGTGTTAATGTTAAGGGATGATGATTAATGATTGCAATTTCATTCGATGGTGGCTGTGAAGAGCCTTGACTTAAGACAGCTACCTAACCCATTAAAAATGGGGGAGATGCTGACTCAGCAGGCTGATCGCGTGGGGAATGGGGGATGAGCATCGGTTTCTTTGGATTCCTATACATGACTGGTTTTCAGAT
This genomic interval from Rhodamnia argentea isolate NSW1041297 chromosome 4, ASM2092103v1, whole genome shotgun sequence contains the following:
- the LOC115753994 gene encoding sulfite exporter TauE/SafE family protein 3-like isoform X2, whose protein sequence is MAMLGGAQWRGRRSVPMILANLMFVLLLASAERGLKLKHEPAGVDETGETLSDFLSRAVNFLWQSDGAGYQHVWPDMELGWQIVVGSIVGFLGAAFGSVGGVGGGGIFVPMLTLIIGFDPKSATAMSKCMIMGAAGSTVYYNLKLRHPTIDMPIIDYDLALLIQPMLMLGISLGVAFNVIFADWMVTVLLIILFMGTSTKAFLKGVETWKKETLLKKQEAARNFNSVGNGSTEVEYKPLPGGPGNGPDQSTKKTEVTILENVCWKELGLLVFVWAAFLVLQIAKTHTATCSVAYWVFNLLQIPVSVGVSLYEAVSLYKGRRVIASKGDHGTNLKVHQLALYCACGVLAGVVGGLLGLGGGFIMGPLFLELGVPPEVSSATATFAMTFSSSMSVVEYYLLKRFPVPYALYFVMVATFAALVGQHIVRKLIFVLGRASLIIFILAFTIFVSAISLGGVGVIDMIGKIQRHEYMGFDNLCKYDS
- the LOC115753994 gene encoding sulfite exporter TauE/SafE family protein 3-like isoform X3, with the protein product MAMLGGAQWRGRRSVPMILANLMFVLLLASAERGLKLKHEPAGVDETGETLSDFLSRAVNFLWQSDGAGYQHVWPDMELGWQIVVGSIVGFLGAAFGSVGGVGGGGIFVPMLTLIIGFDPKSATAMSKCMIMGAAGSTVYYNLKLRHPTIDMPIIDYDLALLIQPMLMLGISLGVAFNVIFADWMVTVLLIILFMGTSTKAFLKGVETWKKETLLKKEAARNFNSVGNGSTEVEYKPLPGGPGNGPDQSTKKTEVTILENVCWKELGLLVFVWAAFLVLQIAKTHTATCSVAYWVFNLLQIPVSVGVSLYEAVSLYKGRRVIASKGDHGTNLKVHQLALYCACGVLAGVVGGLLGLGGGFIMGPLFLELGVPPEVSSATATFAMTFSSSMSVVEYYLLKRFPVPYALYFVMVATFAALVGQHIVRKLIFVLGRASLIIFILAFTIFVSAISLGGVGVIDMIGKIQRHEYMGFDNLCKYDS